TCGGTGGTTTTTTCTTGGGTGTTGTAGTTTATTATAATTGCGGATAACTTCATACGGATTTTTTAATCTTTAAAACCGCCGCCGCTGTACCAACCAGTAACCAAAAAATAACAGCATAAGGCGCGGTTAATAAAGTAACTTCCACCAGACCATTAAAGAAAGCGGCAATAAAGCCAGCAACTAAGGCCCAAGCTAAAGGTCGCTGATGTTTTTTTATCATTTTAACCGACATAACGATGATGGAGGTAATTAAGGCTAAATAAACACTTAAACCAATAACCCCGTAATCAACCAAGGCCTGTAAAAGATAATTATTAACCCACTCCCGATAATCCGGACTAATTAATCTCTGGTAATACATTAACTGCTGCCCGGCACCAACCCCGAGCCAAGGATGATCCCTGATGATTTTACTGGCTTGGCTGTATTCCTCAAACCTAAAACGAGTATTAGGGTCTTCTACTACTATAGAGAAACGATCAAAAAGACCCTCAGCATAAGGAGACAAAAAGGTATAACCCAATAAAGCAAAAGATATCAAAAAGAGTACCATGGCTAATCTTTTCTCTTTTAATTTTATAAACAAAAATAACATAGCCAGAGCCAGACTACCGATCGCCGCCTTACTTAAAGTGGCACAAACGGCGGTAAAGCCAAGAACAAAAGATATTAACAATAAGATTCTAAGTTTATCATCGCTTTTAAGTTCAAAATAATAACCCAACATAATAGGGGTAAGTAAAGATAAAAGCGCTGCTACTAAAGCCAAGGGTCCCATAGTTACTCCAAGATAAGTTCTATCCGCAAAAAGAGCTACTGAAAAACCAACCAAATAAAGATTATGAAGAAGTTCAAGGCTCAATAAAGTAACAGTTAAAGAAAGACTGACCATAAAAACCCTTATCTTGTTAAAGCTATTTAAGAAATTAAAGGCTAAAAGATAAGCTAAAAAGCTTAAAAGAAATATCTTTATACCAGCTACATATAATTCAAAGTTTTTAATATAGAAAAAAGAGGCTAAACCAATAGCTAAATATAAAAGCATCCATAAACCAACAGAGCCGACTCTTGGGCGAAACTTGGGAAACTCAAAAATAATTCTAATTAAAAGAAGACCAGCTAAAAACAAAATGATAGCTTCGCTAATACTAGCTTCATAAACCCAATTTGGTCTTGGTTCAAAAGAAAAAAAAGACCCAAAGATTAGACCCAAGGGTCCTAAAGATAAAATAAGCCAATCATATTTACCAAAAAAGATATAACCTAAAAGTAAACCACCTAAAACAAAACCTAAGGCAAGACTAAAGACACCAAAGGCAGATAAGACTAAGGCTAATAGGGCAAAAACCAGAACTAATAAGAATTTAGGCTGTTGAATAATTTCTTTAAACATAACCATATCTTAACATATTTTTTAAATATTGTCAAAGAAAAAAGCGCAGAGATAAATCATCTGCGCTTTATATTTAATTCGAAGAATTCTTATCCTTTGATCAAGAACATCTCATGATCAAATCCGACTCGACCTTCGTCTCCTGTATAGTTATTATAGAGCCAACTGGGCCTCCAAATAGAACCATCAGGATTAACTTCTTCAACAATTTCAATTGCTGCGAAATTCATGTCTTGCCATCTTGGGATGGCTGATTTCGATTGAACTATATTGAATTGAAGTGCATCTTTAAGGTCTAAGTACCACCTTCCATTTTCATGCTTTTTAAATCTCCAATCCTCAAGGTCTGAAGCTTTGCGGCCATTAATCCATCCGTTACCTTTAACATCTTTATCTTGATGCTTGCCTTTACTTTCGCCGCAAGCTGCCCAAAAAGCAACTTGGTTGCTAAATTCTCGAACAGTGGCTGCGATTAATACTTCATCAACATATACCCTTAGTCCTATGGGTGAAGTGTTGGATTTCTCGTATGTAACGAGTTTCTCCTTCTCTTCTCTACTCATAGCTAAGATTATATTTACAGCTTCTTGTTGTGAATATCCTGTTCCTGAGCCAGTACCGGTTGATGTTGATTCTTCTAACTTGGTCTCTGTTTTCGTCTCTTGCTTATCTTGCTTACTTTCAGTTTCAGTAGTTTCAATTTTTTCCTGCTCGTATTGTTGATACGTGGATGTTTCTTCAGTTACTTGAACTTCCTGCGGCTTTGGAGAAAGCAAGAGCATTATGATAACAACAAGGAAAATAGCAGCTATGCCTATTAATACTGCCATACCAGTGTTGAATCTCTTTGGTTCTGTATTTCTAACTTCTTGATTGTTTCCCATTCCTGGGTTTTCTTTATTATCCATTTTATTTTTTTGTTTTTGTTTTTTAAAAAATTTTTATTTGTTTTAAAAATTACCCATTCCTCGTACAACATTGAATACGTCAACAGATATATTAACGTTGTCTTTGTATTCGCTTTTTTGAGGAAAGAATTCTCTACCAATAGAGAGTCTCAAAATGTCAGAGTAATTATTATAAACAGAAATTACCCCCATAGGACTATATAAATCCCTTTTATTGAAGTTCTCATGTTTATACTCTCCGCGAATTGAAAATACAATCCCCCAATTTACATCTATAGGGAAGGTCAGTAGGGAGACCTCTGAAAACATCGAGAAGCTTCCCCTATCGTTTTTATCCGCATCAAATTGCTGAGTCTTACCATTCTGCCAAATATCACCTGAAGCCATCAGTTGGTGTTCGTAACGTAATCCGAAATCAAGCCTATTAAAGGCCTGCCTGTTATGGAATGTCATCCACCACATTTCTCCGTATAGGAGAGTGTGTTGCGATGACTTGTGAGACATATCATGATCAGAGACCTCCTTAATATTTAGAACCTTTCCTCCGCTAGATAGTCTAAAGATTGAGGTTCTATTTTTGGAAAGATTTCTTCGTTCCATTGTTAAACCAATGGATCCAAAGTTTCCCTGACCCTTACCTACCCACACTTTATCTTTGCCTTCGTAGGAGTATTTAACTCCTTCAATTTTAAGGCCATAAAGGGTAGTGTTCTTTTTAATTGAGGGAGCTTGTGTTAAAGATGCAACTCCTCCAATGTAAGAACCTTTGATGATTTCCGATTCAAACTTCCCCGCAAAAGCCCATGCTTCCGCATAAGATTTTTTTGAAAAGTTATATTGGGCTTGAGTCTCTGATCCGAAAAACAATAATACCAAGATAAAAACTGTAAAAACTGTTGTAATTTTTAGTTCATTTTTTTTCAATTTTGTTTCCTCCTACCTTAAAAAGGTAATTTATTTTTTAATTTTTTTGTTATATTATGTCAAAAAACTTTCTATTACTTTAATCTAGAATCTTACCATGAATACTCTTGTTTTGTCAAGAGCCAGATTTAGAATATTTAAAATCTTGTAAATATTCATGATAAGAGCCTTAATTAAAGGCTTTTTTAGATAAAATACCGAATAAAGACTCTCTGTAATATTTTATCTAAAATCTAAATGCTACCTTACGATTTAATTTGCTATACTATTTTTATAATCCAACCACCTACCTACTTAAACCAATTTACAAAATATTATGAAAAATATCTTCATACTATCTCTTGCCTTACAAAATATTATTCATACTACCTCTTTGGCTAAGTTTCTCTGGTTCAAGTTCTTCAACTTCTTCAAGATAACCACCTTCACCAATTTCTTGTTCATTATATTCATTGTGATCATTTCCTTGGTTGGTATTATTAACCCTCATCTTTTCATACTGCCCATATGGAGTGTAATTTATCTTTTCCCTAAAGGCAGGCTCTACCTGAGAAAAACCTTTTTGTCCATGGAATCTAGCTAAGGCTTCTTCAGGTCTTTGGCCGGAAACTCTAACAGATCCCCTATTGTTATTGTTTTGGTTTGGTAAATCATTAGGCTGATTATTTGCTGCATAATTAAGAGCTGCATAACGATCTTCAGCTCCCACTTCCCTCATCATCTCACTAAACTCCATTCTCTGATTTAAAGAATTTGGAGTAGCTGAATAATTTCTTGGATTTCTTGGTAGAAGATAAACATAGACTAAACCAGTAACAGCACCTAAAGCCACCGCTAAAGCAGCTATTAAAGGAATATTAGGCTTAACCGGAAAGTTTGAAGTTACCGGCTGGTCGATTAAACGAACTTTAACCGATTCTCCTGAACCATGATAAGCGCCGTGTTGAGTCATTAAGACATGGTTAACCGAACGAATAATCTTTTCCGCCTGGGCTCTGTCTGGATGATAAACCGAGATGGCAATAATACCTGAATCACTTAAACTCTTGACGTTAACGGTTTTCTTCCATTCTTTCATCTGATCCCTTGGAGTTAAACCGAAATAACTTTCTTCAACAGCAAAACCGGAGTCTAAAACTCTAACAAAGAAAGAGTTAGAAGTAACCACACTAGCTAAAACGCTGGAAAGATATTCGTTAGATTTGGAAACAGTATAAGCATCCAAGGTACGGTTATGTTCCTGCACAACCAAAACCTGCGACTTAGAGCCGTATTTAAAACGTTGCAAAGCTACTGTGCCGGCAGCTAAAACCAAAAAGACGGCGATTATCGCGTAAATCTTGTTCTTATGCAACTTAACTTGTTGGATAAACTCATGAAATTCCATATAATATAAAAAAGGCTTTGTCAATAAAATTAACTTATAAATGAGAGTATGGCATATTTAATAAAAAATGTCAATAGGGTTTAAGGAAAGTCTAAAAATAACAAAAAAGCCCTATAAAAAGGCTTTTTTAAGAAATTACTTAACGGACTATAACTAAATCAAAAAACTAAAAAAAGATAAAAAATCAACAAATTAGGGATTAAGATAGTTCATCTCATCAATCACTATTATCTTATTGCCCTCTATAACACTAAACAAGAAGACATCGGTTACCTGCCTACGATATTTAAAGTCCGCTTCACTCATTACCGTATACCTTACTTCACTTACCAGCTCTTGTTCAAGCTCACGCAACAAAGCCGCTAACTTGTTGGGTTTAAACTCTCCAACAATTAAAAGATCTACCGGTGCTTCCGGGTCGTTAAGGAACAAACCGCTTAACAAAAGAAGCTTTACTTCCCCTATTTTTCTTAGTTTTTCGGTAAATTCCGGTTCACAAAGAATCTGCGCCTTAAGGATAAGCTCTTTTATTTCTTTAAACAAAACAAAATTTACGTTAGCTCGGTAATATTTCTTCTCGGTTTTACTTACCTGTCCTTCCCCTTCTTCCGGCACATCCCCCACTACCAAGCCAAGTACCTCTAAATTCTCAAGTTCTCGGCGCACAGCATTAAGTTGCAGATCAAGTAGTCTGGCAATCTCTCTAACGTAATAAGAGTTCTCCGGGTTAAGCAAAAAAAGCTTTAAAAGCTTGACTCTGGCCGTAGAACCGAATAATTTAGCAATCATATAATAAACCTTTGATCTTTTATCTTCTTTATAGTATAGTATTATTAAGGAGGAGTCAAATAAGCTAACTAAAAATATGAGCTATAAATTGGCCCAATTAACGGTTAATCCGCATAAGAAATCATCAGTGGTTAGTAAAATTTTCGTCAGCCAGCCCTCAGCCGAGGAAGAGCAGCTGGTTGGTCGTCTTTTTGTTTTAATGGAAATAGACGCCGCTAAGTCAGACGAATTCGCTTTAGCGGATTTTGTTGTCCGCGAGATTTATCAGAAATATTACGAAAACGAAAAATTCTTTTTACGAGATAAAGTTTCCAGCCTGAAAATAGATTATATTTTTGAAGCGGCCTTAACTAAACTTAACGCCGCTATTGCCCAGTTTCTAGAAAACGAAAAAATTAATGTACCATCAGGCAGTGTCACCATTGTTATCGGAGTGATTCATAAAAACCGTCTACTCTTTGCCCAAACCGGACAAGCTAGAGCCATGTTGGTTTATCGCCCAATCAGTAAGACGGGACAAAAGTTAGATTACTCTTTAATAGACATTACAGAAAAAACCGAAGATCCAACCCAAGAGATTGGCAATCCCAATAAGATGTTTGCCAATGTCATTAACGGTGTCGTTCCTAACCGTGGTTACTTTGTCTTTACCAATGAATCTGTCTTGGAATACTTATCCAAAAAACAATTAACCGAAGTCGTCACTACCCTGCCACCAGCCAGTGCGGTTGAACATATTAAAAACCTCCTAGAACAAACCAACGCTTTTGTGCCCTTCTTCGGTTTAGTTATAAAAAACACGGTTGGTGAAGAAAACCTAGCTACTCCAATAGCTACATACCAAGTACCAGCCAGTAAAGCCGGGGGTAACGCTTCTTTGGAAAACCTTAACGCCACCCAAGAAAGTACTGAAAGACTTTTAAGTCCTTCCGGCTTTATTACCCTTAAACAATGGCTTAATAAATTAAAACCAGCCTCCAGTGGTTTAACTAAAATGGCTAAGGGTACAGCCAGGCAATTTAATGTAGCCACCGATAAACTTAGAACTGAAAGTAAAAAACTAGGTCTGAGTAAAAGACTATCCGCCACCCTCTCCTTAATCTTTTCTTCCTTAGTGGCCGGCTTACTCGCTCTTCTTAGAATCTTTAAAGATAAAGAAATAAGACAAGCTCTTTTTAATAAAATTAAAAACTTTTTCATAAGAATACCAAAATATCTAGCCGGTCTAATCGGTCTTTTAATGAACATGTCGCTAAAATACAAAATAATTCTAGCTATCGGTTTAGTTTGCTTAGTTACCTTTTCCATTAGCTTAATTAACGCCAATAACCAAAAAAGGTTAGAAGCAGCTATGGCGCGCGTTGAAGAAATTAACGCCAATTTTGATCAAAAAGCTGCCCAATTGGAAGCTAGCCGACTATATAATAATCACGAAGGTGGGAAAAAGATCTTAGATGAGATGTTAACCATGATTAACGAAATGCCAGAAAATTCAGATTTTGAAAAAGAAGCTAAACAAAAATTAAACGAACGTCACCAGGCTATAACAGACAGCCTGTTTAATACAGTAAGGATAGAACAACCCGAGGTTTATCTTGAGCTTGGTAAAGAAGCCCAGGGTATAGTCTCAAGACAAGGTACAATGCATATCTTACTAGGACAAATGAATATTATCGCCCAAGCAACAAACGGCACCATAGAAGAAAAAACTTATGAAACAATAGCTAATCGTTCACTTAAGAGTGCCGGTGCTATTGGCAACAGGCTTTACCTTTATTCAGATAATGAAATCTTTTCTTATTTGCCCGGCGACCAAACCCTCCAAACTATTAATCTTGAACCAAAACCGTCTAATATAGCTGCCGCTTCCGCCTATAATAACCGCCTTTACTTAGTAGACCAAACCGCCAACCAAATATACCGCTATGATCAAAACGCTCTAACCAATAATTTCGGCTCACGTATCGCCTGGTTAAGAGAGCCAACAGACTTGGCCAACACCAACTCCATGGGTATTAATGGACAGATTTTTGTCGCTAACCAAACACAGGTAAAAAGATTCTCTACTGGCACAGCTCAAACCTCAGCCTTGGTTTCTATTTCCCCTCCCTTAGAAGCGCCGGACAAAGTCCTTATCCCTGAAGACTCTTCCATGATTTACATACTAGAGAAAAAACACCAAAGAATTTTAGTCTATAACGACAATGGTCAACATATCTCTTCTTATGTTAGTCCAGCCTTTACTTCAGCCTCAGACATAAGTGTTGACGAGAGCCGTAGAGAAATTTACGTACTAGTAGGACAAACCATCTACCTTATAAAAGCCCAACATTTGGCTGAATAAAAAACTTAACACCAAACTCTACCATATTAAGATTCATAAACTAATACTCATTAACCCATACTCATTAAACACCTCAACCTATTGAGGTGTTTTAAAAAATTATATACTAAAAACACCGCCCTAAGGCGGTGTTTTATTTTAAGAAAAAACTAGAGCTTAATTACTTTAAAGTAACTTTACCTCCAGCTGCTTCTAAAGTAGCCTTCATTTTTTCAGCATCTTCTTTCTTAACGTCTTCCTTCAGAACCTTAGGAGCTCCATCGGCAACGTCTTTAGCTTCCTTAAGACCAAGGTCAGGCATAACTTCACGCAAAGCCTTAATAACAGCGATCTTATTAGCACCAGACTCGCTTAATTCAACAGTAAAGCTATCCTTTTCTTCAGCAGCAGCTTCACCTGCACCAGCCGGACCAGCAGCCATCATCATGGCAGGAGCAGCGGCACTAACTCCGAATTTCTTTTCTAAAATCTTAACCAATTCGGCTAAGTCCAAAACAGACAATTTTTCAATAGTTCCAACCAAGGATTGAAACTTTTCAGGGACAACGACTTCTTCGCTCTCCTCGTTTTTTACTTCTTCAGTCATATAAGTAAATTTAATTGGATTAATTAATGAAAACTTAAAATAAATTTAAAAACAAGTCTTAAGTCTTAAGAACGACTTTCTTGAATAGCGGATAAAACCCGCACCAAAGAACGCAAATTACCGGCTAAGACATTAACAAAACCGGAAACCGGTGCATTAATGGAACCGACCAATTTGGCATAAAGTTCAGGCTTGGAAGGCAGAGTGGCCAAAGCGGTAACAGCTGAAGAATCTATATAGCGACCCTCCATAATACCACCCAGTAAGGAAACCTTACCTTCGTTAGCTTTAATAAAATCAGCCAAAGCTTTAGCCGGAGCGACTTCATCGGTAAAAGAAAAAGTAACGGCTACTTGTCCGGCAAAATCCGCCGTTTCAAGACCTTCATAATTCTTTTCCTCTAAAACTCTCTTTAAAAGAGTTTTTTTAGCCGCATAATATTCTCCACCGGCTTGACGAACGGCTTCTCGGAGGTTTTCGTTTTCCTTAACCCCCAAACCGTTAAAAGCGGAGAAAATCACCGTCTTTGATTGTTCAATTTTTTCGCCCATTAAACGACTTATATCTTGTTTCTGAGCTTTTGATTTTGGCATATTATTTAAAAAAATAAAAAAAATCACGACCTTTAAGTCCCGAAATAACCTACCAGATAAACCAAAAAGGCTTAATGGTAATAGTCTCGGCAGGGCTTATTGTTTGCCTGCTGTCTGGGACATAACCATATTATCATTGATCTTTTTTTGTGTCAAGGGGTTTTTATGATTAACTAAGAGTCTTTGAGGCAACGAACGGCCATACCTAGGGTTTTACTAAGTCCATATCGATGAACTGTTGAAGCGATTGGGCCAATGGTTCTAAGCCACCCATTAGGGGTATTAAATTGAGTCGATGCCCAGAAGTAGGTATGGCTAGTCAAATAATCAAATGAACTACCATTACGCCAACCGGAAGAATTAGCCGAAAAGCCCACTAGGTCATTTCCAGCCCCATTACCAGAACCAACTCCGACTTTCTTAAGTGATCTGCCGGCACCGTTAGTCCCGCCATTATTACCATTACCCGAATCGGCGCACCGTTGATACGCGTCGCCTGAAGTCTCACAGATATATTGATCATTTGGACTATTTATCACCGACACGGTATATTTTTCAAGAGTATTAAATTCTTGATCTGTTGGGAGATGGAAGCCATCCGGGCAGATGCCTTGGTGCGGAGCCGGAGGGGTGCAACTGGTAGTTCGACAGATAACAGGTAGATTCAAGGCTTGATCCCAGGTGTAGAGACCGCCTCGGGCAGTGCAGTTAGCATCATCGTTATTATAACACCATTTTTCTATGATAGCCTCGTTATCCGGCATAGTGGCAGCTGAAGCTAACATAGTACCAATATTCATATTTTCTTTCATCCAGCATTGTGAACCTATTTGAACAGTGTTGTAGACATTACCGTCTAGATCGGTAATTGGTCCTCCACAGTTAATAACCCCTGAGTCTGTTTGGTAACTAACAGGGCCTGCTGTAAAAGAACCACTGCTACTACCTATACAACCTGAGAATTGATAGTGCCCTGGTTTATGAGCAATAGCGGTGTAGGTATAATCACTATCTGGACAGATACCATCTGTTCTAGGAGTTGGGTTATTGGGTACTTTACTCATATATACTACTCCACCTTGTTCTAGGGGTTGCCCTGGGGTAATAGATGAGGGATATGAATTATTATCTGCAAAATATAACTCTAGGGCATTAGCCATGGCTTTTAGATCATTTAATCTTTTAGCGTCTCTGGCACTAGTTCTAGAGTTACCTAGGGCTACTACTACTAAAGTAGATAATACCCCAATAATAGCTATGACTACTAGGAGTTCTATTAGGGTGAATGCTTTTGATTTTTTATTCTTCATACGTAAATTATTGCTTATAATCCAAAACGAGCTTTTGTGGCGTTGTAGTTTTGGAGGACTTCTTCAGCAGAGAGGGCACGGTTGTAAATTTGTACTTGTGATATGTTTCCGTTAAACCATCTGGTTGAATCTAATCTACCCATAATAAGTGGTGAATCTATTATATCTGGAATAGAATCCGTCCCCTCTAATGCACCAGATACTTCTTGACCGTTCACATATAATTTAGTAGTAGAACTTATCGTTCCATTATTTTTAACAAATGCTAAATGATACCACGTTTGAGGACTAAGAGCTGTTGTTGCTCTATACCTAACACTCCAAAAATCTAAGGCAATTCTACCACTACTCCAAGTCGTACTCAATCCTCGATTAGTTATCCCAGTTGAATTATTTCCAACGGCTGATGGGAAATTTGTTGAAAAACTAGTAGATTTCCATTTAGCAAAGTAAGATATGGTAAATTATGCATTTCCGGAAATTCCTAAATTCATAGAAGCAATACTATAATCATTCACTCCATCAAACTCCAAGCTCCCTAAATTATCACTATTAAAAGTTGGTCCGTTCACTAACGCTCCATTATTACCACTTACACTCAAATCATACCAAGTATTACCTGAACCCGGATAAGAAGCTGGGTTGGAGGCGTCAAAATAAAAGATTAGACCATTAACTGAACCAATTGATTGTGGCCCTGAATTATTAGTAATACTTACCCCTCCTGCTATTAAGTTGCCTTGACTAGACCCTATGCAACTAATAATTGAATAGTTTTGAGGTGAATTGGAAAGATATCTATATTCCTGGTCCGGACAATTACTATCCGTTCTTGGAATTGGGTTATTGGGTACTTTACTCATGTAGACTATCCCACCTTGTTCTAGGGGTTGTCCTGGAGTAATAGATGCGGGATATTGATTATTATTAGCATAATATAGCTCTAGAGCATTAGCCATAGCTTTTAGATCATTTAATCTTTTAGCGTCTCTGGCACTAGTACGAGAATTACCTAGAGCTAATACTACTAGAGTAGATAATATGCCTATAATAGCTATGACTACTAGGAGCTCTATGAGGGTGAAGGCTTTTTTATTATATAATCTACTATTTAACTTACTGCTTACCCCACTATTAAACACCTCAAATAGTTGAGGTGTTTTTTTGTTTTTTTGGTTTTCCTTGTTATCTCTATATGGCATGATGATATGGTTGAGATTATTAATGATTTTTTATTTATATAATTCTATATACCTATATATTATTATACCACATAATACTTTTCAATAAAATAACCTTACATGCCAAATAAAATCAATCCAAATACTTAGCCTTAGCAGATAAATGTTCTTCGTAGGTGGCACTAAAAACCGTTTCTCCGGTATCTGGTCTACTTAGGAAATAATTATAATCTGTTATAATTGGTTGCACCGCTGCTCTAAGGGCTACTAATCCCGGATTTGAAACCGGTCCAGGTGGTAATCCCGGATGAAGGTAGGTGTTATAAGGCGAAGGAGTTTGGGTGTCTTCATAACTGTATTGAGGTTTATTAACTCCCAAGATATACGCTAAAGAAGCACAAGACTGCAGAGCCTGCCCTGATCTTATTCTGTTCAAAAATACTCCTGAAACAATCTTCATATCCTCTTCTCCCCTAACCTCTTTTTCTATTAAAGAAGCCATGATTATTGTTTCATGAAGAGATCTGTTTAAGTTTTGAGACAAAGAGATAATTTCATTGTCATCAATTTTACGCTGAAAATTATCCAACATTTTTTCCACTAAATCTTCCACCGAAAAATCTTTATACATAATATAGGTATCGGGAAAAAGATAACCTTCTAAAGTAGCCTCTGGTGGTAAAAGCGCAATAAAGGGCTGAGTCTTTAGTCTGGCCGGTAAATCCTTAATCTTTACCTGAGACAAATTAAGAAATTCGTCATTTAACAAATAACCCTGAGCCTTAATTTCCTCATTAGCCTCTTTAATGGTTAGACCCTCTCTAACTAAGACTTTTGATTCATTACTTAAGATTTTTCCAGCTGTTAACTTGGCGATTAAAAGCCTGGTAGATAAACCAGGTTCAATCTCATACGCTCCGGCCTGAATAACTTTATCTTTATTAAGTTTAAAATATATCTTAAAAGCCAAAGATGAGCTGATAAGTTTTTCTTCTTTAAGAATCTTGGCGGTACTACTAATGCCTTGGCCTTTAGGGATAGAAAAGAATACCGCCTCATTATTACGAGAGTCAGTGGTCATAGCCGTATTATACCAAGCCCAAGCAGACAAGGAGCCGGAAACTATTAAAAATAAAATTACCAAAAAAGCTTTTTTCATATTTTTCCATCTTAATCTTAAAACTTATAATTTTTAAACCCCTAAATCCCTAAACTTAGAATCTTTTAAATAATCATTAAGGATAAAGCTATTGTGATTATTACAGATAACCATCCAAAGAAGGGTCTTTTTTTATTCTGTCAATTACTTCCTTTAAGGCCGGCGATTTATCAAGATCACAAATCAATAAAGCATCATCCGTGTCTATAACCGCCAGATTCTCTACTCCCTCTAATACTATCAATTTTTCAGGGTTTTGGCTAATCACTAAATTATTTTTGGCCTGTCCGGTTATTAACTTAGCTAAAACCGTATTATCCTCATTATCAGAGCCTAAAACCCTTTTAACGGCCGGCCAAGTACCAACATCGCTCCATAAAAGATTATCTGAAACCGTCATAACCAAACTCTCCACCTTATTAGTAATAGCCGACTCAACGGAAATCGGAGATAGCTGGGCATACAAAGATTCTGCTCTACTTTTTTCTTCTCCAGAGACTAGCAAACTACAAACTTCATACATAGTTGGCTGTTCTTTCTTAAAGAGCTCAGCAATTCTTCCCAGGCGCCAAACATACATGCCGGTATGCCAAAAATAATCCCCTGTACCAATTAACTCAAGACATTTTTCATAATCTGGTTTTTCAACCATCCCCCCGACTTTATGAATTTGGGTTTTCCCTTCTTTATTTAAAACTCCACCGGAACAAAGATAACTATAGCCAATCTCCGGATATTCTGGTTTAACCGCCGGAGTTATTATGTCATCAGGGTTCTTTTTAAGATGTTCAGCCGCGGACGATAGAGTCTCTCGCCAAGCAGCGGGGTTACCAATATAATCGTCTGAAGGAATTGAGGCGATAATTTCATCTTCACCTAAAATTTTTAAAAGATAACAAACCTCCAAACACATCGCCGGTCCGGTATTACGAGTAGATGGCTCGGATAAGATATTAAACAAAGGAAAATTTGGTAAGATTTT
This genomic window from Patescibacteria group bacterium contains:
- a CDS encoding prepilin-type N-terminal cleavage/methylation domain-containing protein, whose amino-acid sequence is MPYRDNKENQKNKKTPQLFEVFNSGVSSKLNSRLYNKKAFTLIELLVVIAIIGILSTLVVLALGNSRTSARDAKRLNDLKAMANALELYYANNNQYPASITPGQPLEQGGIVYMSKVPNNPIPRTDSNCPDQEYRYLSNSPQNYSIISCIGSSQGNLIAGGVSITNNSGPQSIGSVNGLIFYFDASNPASYPGSGNTWYDLSVSGNNGALVNGPTFNSDNLGSLEFDGVNDYSIASMNLGISGNA
- the mltG gene encoding endolytic transglycosylase MltG — protein: MKKAFLVILFLIVSGSLSAWAWYNTAMTTDSRNNEAVFFSIPKGQGISSTAKILKEEKLISSSLAFKIYFKLNKDKVIQAGAYEIEPGLSTRLLIAKLTAGKILSNESKVLVREGLTIKEANEEIKAQGYLLNDEFLNLSQVKIKDLPARLKTQPFIALLPPEATLEGYLFPDTYIMYKDFSVEDLVEKMLDNFQRKIDDNEIISLSQNLNRSLHETIIMASLIEKEVRGEEDMKIVSGVFLNRIRSGQALQSCASLAYILGVNKPQYSYEDTQTPSPYNTYLHPGLPPGPVSNPGLVALRAAVQPIITDYNYFLSRPDTGETVFSATYEEHLSAKAKYLD
- a CDS encoding sugar phosphate nucleotidyltransferase — its product is MNIVIRAGGPGSRLWPLSRQNRPKQFIKLLGGLTMLENTLDRIGDLAPLSSVFISTRADLVEDLQKILPNFPLFNILSEPSTRNTGPAMCLEVCYLLKILGEDEIIASIPSDDYIGNPAAWRETLSSAAEHLKKNPDDIITPAVKPEYPEIGYSYLCSGGVLNKEGKTQIHKVGGMVEKPDYEKCLELIGTGDYFWHTGMYVWRLGRIAELFKKEQPTMYEVCSLLVSGEEKSRAESLYAQLSPISVESAITNKVESLVMTVSDNLLWSDVGTWPAVKRVLGSDNEDNTVLAKLITGQAKNNLVISQNPEKLIVLEGVENLAVIDTDDALLICDLDKSPALKEVIDRIKKDPSLDGYL